A region of the Lytechinus pictus isolate F3 Inbred unplaced genomic scaffold, Lp3.0 scaffold_20, whole genome shotgun sequence genome:
TAACTGATTATCCAAAACAgttacttatatatatatatatacttataaaCTTCAATTAGAAATATCTATAGCGCTtgcataaaaataacaatactaTAAACcacttttaaaaatatcaataaacaataaagTATTCATGCTTTAGTATTATGCTTGCATGCTCTCATCACAGTTTGATAAGTGAATAATTCTAATAGTTCGAAGTTTCAAACGTTCGAAAGCACATTCAGGTCAAAACTATAcgataaaatcataaaatgataaataaaagaatgcataatacaatattttgaacGATATCTCAAAATATAGCaagcctttttttcttttcaaatgcaTTTCCTTGATCCAATTTGATTCTTGAAACATCAAGAATATAATATATTAAATTTGTATATGTATCATGCCAAATAATGCACGTTGCAATATAAGCAATGTTTCGCTTATTTGGTTGAACAaaccaaaatgaaatatcacatATTCAAAAAGCACAGAAACAATTTTCCAAGCTATCAATAACTTTGCATATCAATCTGCTAATTGCctattgatataaaaataaacgATAATAATATAACAGTATAATTGTTCTTGTGTTTGGCTCCTTGCGGGGGAATCCCTAAATGTCTTTCGCGTAGATTATACTAGCCCATGTAAAAAGCAGTCTCTTTCTGTTATAGTGTCAGTATCACATTAAGAACAAATCTAGTCATCTGCCAGGATCAAAACGAGCTTATGTATGGGTCTTTCCAAAAATCTAGGCTCATGCTTACGTTTACCGTCTTTTCGAAGATCGCGATCAGCCATGATCAGTTTCACTTTACGAACTCGACCGTCATCACATTTGTAGGCTTCTGTCACTCTTCCTAGTGGCCACTGACTTCGAGTATCGCTGCAGTCTTTTACAATGACGATGTCGCCTATCGCGAGGTCACGCTTTGGATGGACCCACTTCTGTCTTGTTTGGATGTCTTGGAGATATTCACGCTTCCATCTACTCCAGAATTCGTTCGCTAGATACTGCACACGACGCCACCACTTCCGAGCATATACGTCTTCTCGCTGAAACTTGCCTGGGGGAGGCATCACAACTTTTGCCTTCATGGTTAGCAGATGGTTCGGGGTCAACGGTTCAGGGGCATCTCCTGCACATAGATTAGCTGTAGACAGTGGTCTGGAATTGACAACTGACTCTACTTCAGTAAGGAACGTCTGGAAGGATTCATCATCTAGTTGTGACCCTGAACTAATGAGGAGGGGTTCAAGGACTCTGCGTACTGTACCAATCTGGCTCTCCCAAACTCCTCCCATGTGAGATGCACTCGGCGTGTTCATCTGGAAGGGTATCCAATCAACTCCATTCTCAAGTAGATACGTCTGGATAGATTCCTGGTCCAACTCTCTCATTGCTTCCCGCAACTCGTTTCTAGCGCCAACGAAAGCCGTCCCTCTATCAGATCTGATCTGTCTGACTGGTCCACGACGAGTGAGGAACCGCCGGAGGCAGTTGATGAAGCTACTGCTTGTGAGACTATTTGCTGCTTCTAGATGAATGGCTCTTGATGCCATACAAGTGAAAAGTACTCCATATCTTTTCACAatacttcttttttctttgatgtTGAAAGGTCCAAAGTAGTCCACAGCACAGTATGTGAATGGGGGTGCCGGTTCTAGGCGATCTTTTGGCAGATCTGCCATCTTCTGTTGCTGCAATGGTCCTCTCATTTTTCTGCACAAGACGCACTTTGATATGATACTGGAAACTGCAGAAGAACCACCAATCACCCAGTATCCATTTTGTCTCAGTTGATTATGTGTGATTCCTCTTCCCATGTGGTTAACCTGCTCATGCTTGTGTCTTATGAGCAATGTCGTCATATGAGAATTTCTCGGCATGATGACGGGATGCTTGATTTCGTCAGGTACGGCAGCTTTGTCGATTCTTCCACCAACTCGCATGATACCATCACTGCCAATGTATGGATCTAGACGATATAGAGAACTGATTGGCTTGATTTCACTGTTTCTCTTCCTTGCTGTCTGTCTGTCATTTTGCTCACCAGAGCCTAAGTTGCGAAGTACCATCAATTCGTCACGAAAATGTTTTATCTGCAAGTTTCGGATTATTTCAGTTTCTGCTGCATCGACTTCTGCAACTGTCAAGATAACACGTTGGAGTGGACGGTTCAATTTAGGGCTTGTCTTCCTCTTCACTTCTCTCTTTCGTAGTTTACTTTTGAACATCATACATAGTGCTACCACTCTCTTGGCACGTTGCCAGCTTGAGATATGCTGGAGGCGACTAATCTCGAAGTGGTTGGCTCTAGCAGTCATTGTAGACAAGGTCGACACATGTCTAACTTCTGGGTCATCTTTCTCACAGCTGGCTTTATACTGCTCTGTAGGAATCTTGAATTCTCCTTTCTCATGAAGAAACTTCGGTCCAACCAGCCAGCGGCTACTTTCAACGAGCTCCTTTGCTGTCATCCCTCGAGACGCCTCATCAGCAGGGTTGTCTTCTGTGTTCACATAGAACCATCTTTTGGGGTTTGTTTCGTCATGTATCTGTTGCACCCTATTTGCCACGAAGACATGGAATCTCCTTGCTTCGTTACGAATGTAACCCAAGACTACTTGACTATCTGTCCAGAAGAATTCTTGAGGTTTAGCCACTGTCAATTCTTTCCTTAGAAATGTACTCATCTTTGCTGATACAGTGGCAGCCGTCAGTTCGAGTCTGGGAATAGTCATCTGTCTGAGTGGGGTTACTCTTGATTTGGCTGTCACGAGAGAGCAACACACTTTGTCCTCTTCATTCACCAGGCGAATATAAGAGCACTGTCCGTAACCATCAAAACTTGCATCTGAAAAGTGATGTAACTCCGTACGCTTTACTTTGCCGAAGTTTGGAGGCTTGTAGCATCTTGGGACGTTTAGTTTCTCGAGTTCACTTATTTCAGATCTCCATTTCTCCCACTGTGGTCTGACGTCATCGGGTAAGGGGCTGTCCCAATCAAGTTTCCTTCTGCAGAGGTCCTGGAGAATCTGTTTTCCTCTCAGAGTCACTGGACTTGCAAGGCCGATAGGGTCATAAATTGAGCCAACAGTGGATAGAACTCCCCGTCTAGTAAGAGGGCGATCTTTAAGCTCAATTCGGAACTGCAATGTATCACTTTCCACGCACCAGAATACACCTAATGCTCTCTCTATTGGTAGTGGATCAACTTCTAGGTCCAAGTCAGCAATACCCTTAGCTCTGTCTTCGATAGGAAAACTCTGCAGAACCTCCTTATTGTTAGACATTATCTTGTGTAATCTCAGTCCAGCTTTACTGCAGATTGCTTGACTTGCTTTCATGACACTCACGGCTTCATCTGGGGTTGCGACTGACTTAAGTCCGTCGTCGACATAGAAGTCATCTCGAATATATGAAGCTGCATTGGACCCAAACTCAGCTTCGCCATCATCTGCTGCTTTCTTGAAGCCATAGTTAGCACATCCAGGTGAGCTAGTAGCGCCGAATAGGTGAACCTTCATCCTGTATTCGATCACGTTTTTGTTTGGGTCACCATCTTCCCACCACAAGAAACGGAGAAGGTCCCGATCTTCCTCCGACACGAAGAATTGGTGAAACATTCCTTTGATGTCTCCAACGACAGCAACTTCTTCTTGGCGGAACCTGCACAGTACTCCAACTAAGCCATTAGTCAAGTCTGGTCCTTGTAGGAGGTTGTCATTGAGTGAGATTCCTTCACACTTTGCTGAGCAATCAAAGACCACACGTATTTTCCCTGGCTTTTTGGGATGATAGACACCAGTATGGGGTACATAGTTTACATTTCCTTGTTTGTAGCTAGAGGGAGCCCTTTCAGCACATGTTTCAAGCACATCTTTCATGAATTCTATGTAGTCTTCCATAAACTTTGGGTTCCTTCTAAACCTGGCATTTAGTTGTTTCCATCGGTTCTCTGCTACTTTGCGATTGTATGGTAGCGATGTGTTAGGCGTCTTGAGGGGGAGGGGCATCTCATAATGTCCGTCTGGTCGTTTCCTTATTCCTTTCTCCATGATTCGCAGGAACTTCTTGTCCTCCATTGAGATAGACTGCCCTCCCATGTTTTCATCAGCAAAGTCCTTCTCGAGAATCGCAATGACTTTCTGCGGGCAGAGGATTTCTTTCGCTGTTGACGGGACTGCAAACTTCTCGCTCTCACAACTTGTAGCTTTGTTGCAAACAACAGCACCTGAACTTTCAGATGTCAGGCAGACTTTTCCAATAATTCCCCAACCTAGGAGAGATTTTTGAGCATAGGGATCATCCTCCCCTCCAGTGATTACTTGTCGAGGCCGGATAGCTCTTGGGCAATCATTTCCGATCAAGAGTGACACATCAATGTTTCTATCATAGGGTATCATTTCATCCGCAACTTGACGAAGATGAGGCCAGTGATTTACCACCTCCTTCTTGGGTATTTGTGACCTGCTGGCTGGTATTTCCTGTCTTGCAAAGGCCACTGGTAGTTGAATTACATGCTCCTTATTATAGTCTTGTATCTCCAGACCCTTGATTTTCTTACTTCCGATGTTAGAACTTCCATGCATTGTTGTCAGCTGCAGATTTGTTGAAGCTCCCTTTACGCCGAGTTTGTCACGCAGTTTCTCTGACATGAAGCTTACATTTGACTGATCATCAAGCACTGCATACACAAGGCACTCTTTACTTGGATTTTCTTGATGTCTCACCCAGACTGGTACAATCATACTATGATCTCTGCCGTTTTGATCCTGGATTGAGCATACTGTAGTACAGTTGGCAAACCCTGCATGCTCAGTCTTCTTGGTAGCATAGTGTAGACAGGACAGATGGCTACCCCCACATTCCTTGCACGATCGTCGATCTTGGCACTCCTTGATACGATGACTATCTGTCATCCCACATCCCATGCACAGTCTCCGCTTGAAGAAAAATGCCTTCCGGTCATACATAGGCTTGGTGACGAAATCATCACATTCATCTAGGGTATGGTCTTCCTTACACCAAGG
Encoded here:
- the LOC129282587 gene encoding uncharacterized protein LOC129282587, giving the protein MDMMERKDKHDKEECGSLKSKCSSTRTGVSLAVSVELEMLELKKKAAAMQAKLSFKEKEKKVKEMERKAKMAQEAYEEMQDALVCEIELAENEAKLEVLEEFGLEKSSLLEGLDVNKEADMDRFLKSCEADVTPPPNLVAGQSPQNFQVPSTQQSGWEQIAKSLERCVTQLGNVSLQQCAANQEMSASLQLPKIDIPIFNGDPMTYPMWKHAFISMIDSKPMGSTTKLMYLNNYVTGKPKDVVQHFMLIGSEDGYERAMSLISERYGNPSIVSTAYMNKLAAWPKIGPKDSNGLMELADFLGKVKAAKQSVKSLGILDYPQENAKLLEKLPVYLEGRWRDEIDRQRENIDQQEYPSFSKFEEFVRRAANKANIPELAGLRETSRSLGALGPKARTFATDGRRVKSEWSKNGSYANCPWCKEDHTLDECDDFVTKPMYDRKAFFFKRRLCMGCGMTDSHRIKECQDRRSCKECGGSHLSCLHYATKKTEHAGFANCTTVCSIQDQNGRDHSMIVPVWVRHQENPSKECLVYAVLDDQSNVSFMSEKLRDKLGVKGASTNLQLTTMHGSSNIGSKKIKGLEIQDYNKEHVIQLPVAFARQEIPASRSQIPKKEVVNHWPHLRQVADEMIPYDRNIDVSLLIGNDCPRAIRPRQVITGGEDDPYAQKSLLGWGIIGKVCLTSESSGAVVCNKATSCESEKFAVPSTAKEILCPQKVIAILEKDFADENMGGQSISMEDKKFLRIMEKGIRKRPDGHYEMPLPLKTPNTSLPYNRKVAENRWKQLNARFRRNPKFMEDYIEFMKDVLETCAERAPSSYKQGNVNYVPHTGVYHPKKPGKIRVVFDCSAKCEGISLNDNLLQGPDLTNGLVGVLCRFRQEEVAVVGDIKGMFHQFFVSEEDRDLLRFLWWEDGDPNKNVIEYRMKVHLFGATSSPGCANYGFKKAADDGEAEFGSNAASYIRDDFYVDDGLKSVATPDEAVSVMKASQAICSKAGLRLHKIMSNNKEVLQSFPIEDRAKGIADLDLEVDPLPIERALGVFWCVESDTLQFRIELKDRPLTRRGVLSTVGSIYDPIGLASPVTLRGKQILQDLCRRKLDWDSPLPDDVRPQWEKWRSEISELEKLNVPRCYKPPNFGKVKRTELHHFSDASFDGYGQCSYIRLVNEEDKVCCSLVTAKSRVTPLRQMTIPRLELTAATVSAKMSTFLRKELTVAKPQEFFWTDSQVVLGYIRNEARRFHVFVANRVQQIHDETNPKRWFYVNTEDNPADEASRGMTAKELVESSRWLVGPKFLHEKGEFKIPTEQYKASCEKDDPEVRHVSTLSTMTARANHFEISRLQHISSWQRAKRVVALCMMFKSKLRKREVKRKTSPKLNRPLQRVILTVAEVDAAETEIIRNLQIKHFRDELMVLRNLGSGEQNDRQTARKRNSEIKPISSLYRLDPYIGSDGIMRVGGRIDKAAVPDEIKHPVIMPRNSHMTTLLIRHKHEQVNHMGRGITHNQLRQNGYWVIGGSSAVSSIISKCVLCRKMRGPLQQQKMADLPKDRLEPAPPFTYCAVDYFGPFNIKEKRSIVKRYGVLFTCMASRAIHLEAANSLTSSSFINCLRRFLTRRGPVRQIRSDRGTAFVGARNELREAMRELDQESIQTYLLENGVDWIPFQMNTPSASHMGGVWESQIGTVRRVLEPLLISSGSQLDDESFQTFLTEVESVVNSRPLSTANLCAGDAPEPLTPNHLLTMKAKVVMPPPGKFQREDVYARKWWRRVQYLANEFWSRWKREYLQDIQTRQKWVHPKRDLAIGDIVIVKDCSDTRSQWPLGRVTEAYKCDDGRVRKVKLIMADRDLRKDGKRKHEPRFLERPIHKLVLILADD